The Listeria sp. PSOL-1 genome includes a region encoding these proteins:
- a CDS encoding acyltransferase family protein has protein sequence MKRTARYNRKYVPSIDGLRALAVLAVIFYHLNFSWAKGGFIGVDIFFVLSGYLITNLLLTEWDNKNKLDLKRFWLHRFRRLIPAVYVMIVVVVIFAVIFNRSLLTTLRGDAIASFFYMSNWWFIFHNVSYFDSFGIPSALKNLWSLAIEEQFYLIWPLFLYGFMRWIRRPKLLLRVIVGIALFSALLMAILYQPGTDPSRVYYGTDTRMFDLLTGCALAFVWPFTRLSPHIPLKSKVVLNSAGTLSIVLFILFVINLNEYQTMLYRGGLLVVALLGAIMIATIVHPSCYLGRVFSLRPLRWIGTRSYGIYLWHYPIITLTTPVTSIGQPTILRALIQVAATFIIAELSYRFIEMPIRKKGFIAYIKGFTHRKFPVINEKPIGKWAAIVSLVLVFGIFSVGISGILSVKTNAERTVTEVKTKSEPKKKQKQNEEAKKPEPKKAEEKKPPEKKEPEEPEQPKPVTGKINYTQTFAIGDSIMIDIEPFLKEAIPNITIDGKVGRQLADAINVATGYKKFNTKGSAVIIELGTNGPFSEKQLTTLLDQFDQADIYLVNTRVPRGWESEVNASIRNQASRNNVTLVDWYSLASKHSSYFSRDGVHLTKTGSQAYVNLLSGAMKQK, from the coding sequence TTGAAACGAACAGCTCGTTATAATAGAAAATATGTACCGAGTATCGATGGACTCCGTGCATTAGCTGTACTTGCCGTTATCTTTTACCATTTAAATTTTTCCTGGGCAAAAGGTGGATTTATTGGTGTTGATATCTTTTTTGTACTCTCAGGTTATTTAATCACAAATCTTTTACTCACAGAGTGGGATAATAAAAATAAATTGGATTTAAAGCGATTTTGGCTACACCGCTTTAGGCGATTAATTCCAGCTGTCTACGTCATGATTGTTGTTGTTGTCATTTTTGCGGTCATCTTTAATCGGAGTTTGCTTACAACATTACGCGGCGATGCTATTGCTTCATTTTTTTATATGAGCAATTGGTGGTTTATTTTTCATAATGTTTCCTACTTTGACTCATTTGGGATCCCATCAGCACTAAAGAATTTATGGTCACTTGCAATTGAAGAACAGTTTTATCTTATTTGGCCGCTTTTTTTATATGGTTTCATGCGCTGGATCAGAAGGCCAAAGTTACTTTTACGCGTAATTGTTGGCATTGCGTTATTTTCAGCACTGCTGATGGCCATTCTTTACCAGCCTGGTACAGATCCTAGTCGCGTTTATTACGGTACAGATACAAGAATGTTTGATCTACTTACTGGTTGCGCCCTCGCTTTTGTTTGGCCATTTACACGTCTAAGTCCACATATCCCTTTAAAAAGTAAAGTTGTTTTGAATAGCGCTGGAACGCTCAGTATCGTCTTGTTTATTCTTTTTGTTATCAACTTAAATGAATATCAGACCATGTTATATCGAGGTGGTTTGCTTGTTGTTGCGCTACTAGGTGCTATCATGATTGCTACGATCGTTCATCCTTCTTGTTATTTGGGCCGTGTTTTTAGTTTACGTCCACTGCGCTGGATTGGGACACGCTCTTATGGTATTTACTTATGGCATTATCCAATTATCACACTGACTACCCCAGTTACCTCCATTGGCCAACCAACTATTTTACGCGCGCTCATCCAAGTAGCCGCTACATTTATCATCGCAGAGCTCTCTTATCGTTTTATTGAAATGCCAATTCGAAAAAAAGGATTCATTGCCTATATTAAAGGGTTTACACATAGAAAGTTCCCAGTGATTAACGAAAAACCGATTGGTAAATGGGCTGCTATTGTTTCGCTCGTTTTAGTTTTTGGCATTTTTTCAGTAGGGATAAGTGGCATTCTTTCTGTTAAAACAAATGCCGAGCGTACAGTAACTGAAGTTAAAACAAAAAGCGAACCAAAGAAAAAACAAAAGCAAAATGAAGAAGCAAAAAAACCAGAGCCCAAAAAAGCCGAAGAGAAAAAGCCACCAGAAAAAAAAGAACCAGAAGAACCGGAACAACCAAAACCGGTTACTGGTAAAATTAACTACACGCAAACATTTGCTATTGGTGATTCCATCATGATTGATATCGAGCCATTTTTAAAAGAAGCCATTCCTAATATAACCATCGATGGAAAAGTTGGTCGACAGCTTGCCGATGCGATTAATGTTGCAACTGGCTATAAAAAATTTAATACAAAAGGTAGTGCTGTCATCATCGAACTAGGTACAAATGGCCCATTTTCAGAAAAACAATTGACAACACTTCTCGACCAATTTGACCAAGCTGATATCTACCTCGTCAATACAAGAGTTCCACGGGGCTGGGAATCTGAAGTCAACGCTTCAATTAGAAACCAAGCATCAAGAAACAATGTAACGCTTGTTGACTGGTATTCACTAGCAAGCAAACACTCTAGTTATTTTTCTCGCGATGGCGTTCACTTAACCAAAACGGGATCACAAGCATATGTTAATTTATTATCAGGTGCCATGAAGCAAAAATGA
- a CDS encoding S-ribosylhomocysteine lyase has protein sequence MSEKMNVESFNLDHTKVNAPYVRLAGKKAGVHGDEIYKYDVRFKQPNQEYMDMPALHSLEHLMAELSRNHSEKIVDISPMGCQTGFYLSLINHEDYEDVLAILEATLTDILEATEVPACNEVQCGFAASHSLEGAQELAREFLAKKAEWKDVF, from the coding sequence ATGTCTGAGAAGATGAATGTAGAAAGTTTCAACCTTGATCATACAAAAGTAAACGCCCCATATGTTCGCTTAGCTGGAAAAAAAGCAGGGGTCCATGGTGATGAAATTTATAAATATGATGTCCGTTTCAAACAGCCAAATCAAGAGTATATGGATATGCCAGCACTCCATTCACTTGAGCACTTAATGGCCGAGCTTTCTAGGAATCACTCGGAAAAAATTGTTGATATCAGTCCGATGGGGTGTCAAACAGGATTTTATCTCTCACTTATTAATCATGAGGACTATGAAGATGTTCTAGCGATTCTTGAAGCAACCCTAACAGATATTTTGGAAGCAACTGAAGTCCCTGCTTGTAATGAAGTTCAGTGCGGTTTTGCTGCAAGCCATAGCTTGGAGGGTGCACAAGAACTTGCTCGCGAATTTTTAGCAAAAAAAGCGGAATGGAAAGATGTCTTTTAG
- the parC gene encoding DNA topoisomerase IV subunit A, translating into MSMQEEHIQDLALEEVMGDRFGRYSKYIIQERALPDVRDGLKPVQRRILFAMNEEGNTADKGFRKSAKTVGNVIGNYHPHGDSSVYDAMVRMSQDWKVRNFLIEMHGNNGSVDGDPPAAMRYTEARLSAISSELLRDIEKETVDFVPNFDDTSSEPTVLPARFPNLLVNGSTGISAGYATDIPPHNLTEVIDAVIKRIDQPDADLNDIMKIVKGPDFPTGAIIQGAEGIKKAYETGKGRVVVRSKTAIEDLRGGRKQITVHEIPYEVNKANLVKRMDELRVEKRIEGISEVRDETDRTGLRIVIELKKDANAEGVLNYLFKNTDLQVSYNFNMVAIYKKRPKLLGLLEMIDAYINHQVEMITKRSEFDIKKAKARQHILDGLMKALSILDEVIKLIRSSKDKRDAKLNLQQSFDFSEKQAEAIVSLQLYRLTNTDITELRKEAEVLTTRIAFLEKILSDKNELLLVIKTELNDIKKTYKSERRTEIQAEIAEIKIDTEVLVASEDVIVSVTKEGYIKRTSIRSYTASKGEELAMKESDRALFIQKTNTMNALLLFTNKGNYIYRPVHELPDIRWKNLGEHISHLVSEMTSDEEIIAVQSLADFSETEYFLFITKNGMIKASKSINYKPQRYSKAMMAIKLKDDDALLNVFQMNGREDVFLATKMGYGLRYHVSEVPDSGARTAGVKAINLKDRDQVVGGVLLAENEMRHLVVVTQRGSLKQMKTREFEPISRAKRGLLMLRELKNDPHRFVKIILAGVNDELVVETNKEQRIGLDIASIRTTDRYSNGSFILDEALEGSPIDMWLVIPEITDDVDVEENKEGK; encoded by the coding sequence TTGAGCATGCAGGAAGAACACATTCAAGATCTTGCATTAGAAGAGGTAATGGGAGATCGTTTCGGAAGGTATAGCAAGTATATTATTCAAGAAAGAGCTCTGCCAGATGTGCGTGATGGACTTAAGCCTGTACAGCGACGCATTTTATTTGCGATGAATGAGGAAGGAAATACCGCTGATAAAGGATTTCGTAAATCTGCTAAAACAGTAGGGAATGTGATTGGTAATTACCATCCACATGGTGATAGTTCTGTCTATGACGCGATGGTACGGATGAGTCAGGACTGGAAAGTACGTAATTTTTTAATTGAAATGCACGGTAATAATGGTAGTGTCGACGGGGACCCACCAGCAGCAATGCGTTATACAGAGGCACGCTTATCTGCCATTAGCTCTGAATTGTTACGAGATATTGAGAAAGAAACCGTTGATTTTGTCCCTAATTTTGATGATACATCAAGTGAGCCGACCGTTCTTCCAGCGCGTTTCCCTAATTTATTAGTAAATGGTTCGACTGGGATTTCAGCTGGCTATGCGACAGATATTCCACCACATAATTTGACCGAAGTGATTGATGCTGTGATCAAGCGAATCGATCAACCAGATGCTGATTTAAACGATATAATGAAAATTGTAAAAGGCCCTGATTTTCCTACTGGGGCTATTATTCAAGGCGCTGAGGGAATAAAAAAAGCTTATGAAACTGGAAAAGGCCGTGTTGTTGTTCGTTCTAAAACGGCAATTGAGGATCTTCGCGGTGGTCGAAAGCAAATTACAGTTCATGAAATCCCTTATGAAGTAAACAAAGCAAATTTAGTAAAACGAATGGATGAATTACGAGTTGAGAAGCGAATTGAAGGAATTTCCGAAGTTCGCGATGAAACGGATCGAACGGGATTAAGAATCGTCATTGAGCTAAAAAAAGATGCGAATGCTGAAGGTGTTTTGAATTATCTTTTTAAAAATACGGATTTACAAGTAAGCTATAACTTCAACATGGTAGCTATTTACAAAAAGCGGCCTAAGCTACTTGGACTACTTGAAATGATCGATGCCTATATTAATCATCAAGTTGAAATGATCACGAAGCGCTCGGAGTTTGATATTAAAAAAGCCAAAGCAAGGCAACATATTTTAGATGGTCTAATGAAGGCTTTGTCGATTCTTGATGAGGTCATTAAGCTGATCCGTTCTTCAAAGGATAAACGTGATGCAAAATTAAATTTGCAACAAAGCTTTGATTTTAGTGAAAAACAAGCAGAAGCGATTGTTTCTTTACAGCTTTACCGTTTGACCAATACAGATATTACTGAACTTCGTAAAGAAGCGGAGGTATTAACAACACGTATCGCTTTTCTTGAAAAAATTTTAAGCGATAAAAATGAACTGCTGCTTGTGATCAAAACAGAGCTAAATGATATTAAGAAAACGTATAAAAGTGAACGTCGTACAGAAATTCAAGCCGAGATAGCTGAAATTAAAATTGATACAGAAGTTTTAGTAGCAAGTGAAGATGTGATCGTTTCTGTGACGAAGGAAGGTTACATTAAACGCACAAGTATTAGATCTTATACAGCTTCAAAAGGCGAAGAACTAGCAATGAAAGAAAGCGATCGTGCGCTCTTTATTCAAAAAACAAATACGATGAACGCTCTTTTATTATTCACAAATAAAGGCAACTATATATACCGTCCTGTTCATGAACTTCCAGACATTCGCTGGAAGAACTTAGGGGAGCATATTAGCCATTTAGTAAGTGAAATGACAAGTGATGAAGAAATTATCGCAGTCCAAAGTCTTGCCGATTTTAGCGAAACAGAATACTTTTTATTTATAACCAAAAATGGCATGATTAAAGCTTCAAAAAGCATAAATTATAAGCCACAACGTTATTCTAAAGCGATGATGGCGATCAAGTTAAAAGATGATGATGCGCTTTTAAACGTATTCCAAATGAATGGCAGAGAAGACGTCTTTTTAGCAACAAAAATGGGGTATGGGCTTCGTTATCATGTAAGTGAAGTCCCTGATTCAGGGGCAAGAACTGCGGGTGTTAAAGCTATTAATTTAAAAGATCGGGATCAAGTTGTTGGTGGTGTTTTGCTTGCTGAAAATGAAATGCGCCATTTAGTAGTAGTGACACAACGCGGTTCATTAAAACAAATGAAAACAAGAGAATTTGAGCCTATTTCAAGAGCAAAGCGAGGCCTGTTAATGCTACGGGAACTGAAAAACGATCCTCATCGATTTGTCAAAATCATACTTGCAGGTGTCAATGATGAGCTTGTTGTTGAAACAAATAAGGAACAACGAATTGGTTTAGATATAGCAAGTATAAGAACAACCGATCGCTATTCTAACGGCTCGTTTATACTGGATGAAGCGCTCGAAGGCAGTCCAATTGATATGTGGCTCGTTATTCCAGAAATTACCGATGATGTAGACGTTGAAGAAAATAAGGAGGGAAAATAA
- the parE gene encoding DNA topoisomerase IV subunit B: protein MVNEYNDDSIQVLEGLEAVRKRPAMYIGSTDVRGLHHLVYEIVDNSVDEALAGFGNEIKVILHDDYSVSVSDKGRGMPVGMHKMGKPTVEVILTVLHAGGKFGQSGGYKTSGGLHGVGSSVVNALSEWLIVTIERDGAVYEQKFKNGGIPDGTLRKIGKSKETGTTIRFKPDPTIFPTTSFNYETLSERLLESAFLLKGMRIELIDERVNMGEVFHFDEGIRNFVEYINEGKDVLHPVVSFAGESGTIEVEMAFQFNDGYSENTLSFVNNVRTRGAGTHEAGMKAAITRVFNEYAKRVGLLKEKDKNLEGSDIREGISAVLSIRVPENLLQFEGQTKEKLGTTEARQAVDAVTSEHLAYFLAENPETSALLVKKAIKAREAREAARKAREETRSGKKRKRSETILSGKLTPAQSRNPNKNELYLVEGDSAGGSAKQGRDRRFQAILPLRGKVINTEKAKLQDIMKNEEISTIIHTVGAGVGAEFDVADCNYDKIVIMTDADTDGAHIQVLLLTFFYRYMKPLVEAGKVFIALPPLYKVSKGTGKKEVTSYAWTDDELDSSIKKIGKGYIIQRYKGLGEMNADQLWETTMNPETRTLIRVRIDDAARAERRVATLMGDKVEPRRKWIESHVEFTLEEDQSILENENMLNGEASEA from the coding sequence ATGGTCAATGAATATAATGATGATTCCATCCAGGTGCTAGAAGGATTAGAAGCAGTCAGAAAGCGCCCAGCCATGTATATTGGATCAACGGATGTACGCGGCTTACATCATTTAGTATATGAAATTGTCGATAACTCAGTCGATGAAGCTTTAGCAGGCTTTGGTAATGAAATTAAAGTGATTTTACATGATGACTATAGCGTTAGTGTATCTGATAAAGGGCGCGGTATGCCTGTTGGAATGCACAAAATGGGAAAACCAACTGTTGAAGTGATTTTAACAGTTCTACATGCTGGAGGAAAATTTGGACAAAGTGGTGGCTATAAAACAAGTGGTGGCCTGCATGGTGTCGGTTCTTCGGTTGTTAATGCTTTATCAGAATGGTTAATTGTCACGATAGAGCGTGATGGTGCTGTCTATGAACAGAAGTTTAAAAACGGCGGGATACCAGACGGAACACTTCGTAAAATAGGGAAGTCGAAAGAAACAGGGACAACGATTCGTTTTAAACCTGATCCAACCATTTTTCCAACGACTTCTTTTAACTATGAAACATTATCTGAACGCCTTTTAGAATCTGCTTTTCTATTAAAAGGAATGCGGATTGAATTGATTGATGAGCGTGTCAATATGGGAGAAGTTTTTCATTTTGATGAAGGAATTAGAAACTTTGTCGAATACATCAATGAAGGAAAAGATGTGCTTCATCCAGTTGTTTCTTTTGCAGGTGAAAGTGGAACGATTGAAGTTGAGATGGCTTTTCAGTTTAATGATGGCTATTCAGAAAATACTTTAAGCTTCGTTAACAATGTGCGCACACGTGGGGCAGGTACGCATGAAGCCGGGATGAAAGCAGCAATAACCCGCGTCTTTAATGAATATGCGAAACGCGTTGGCCTTTTAAAAGAGAAAGATAAAAACTTGGAAGGAAGCGATATTCGAGAAGGAATTTCTGCAGTGCTTTCTATTCGCGTTCCAGAAAATTTACTACAATTTGAAGGACAAACAAAAGAAAAGCTAGGGACAACAGAAGCTAGACAAGCAGTAGATGCTGTTACTTCTGAACATCTTGCTTATTTTTTAGCTGAAAATCCGGAAACAAGTGCGTTGCTTGTTAAAAAAGCAATAAAAGCACGTGAGGCTCGCGAGGCAGCCAGAAAAGCACGTGAAGAAACAAGAAGTGGCAAGAAGCGCAAACGTTCTGAAACCATTCTTTCAGGGAAATTAACACCCGCTCAGTCACGGAATCCCAATAAAAATGAACTTTATCTTGTCGAAGGAGACTCTGCAGGAGGATCTGCTAAGCAAGGTCGAGATCGGCGTTTCCAAGCGATTTTACCTTTGCGTGGAAAAGTCATTAACACTGAAAAAGCAAAATTACAAGATATTATGAAGAATGAGGAAATTAGTACGATCATCCATACTGTCGGTGCTGGTGTTGGCGCTGAATTTGATGTAGCTGATTGTAATTATGATAAAATTGTCATCATGACCGATGCGGATACAGACGGGGCGCATATTCAGGTGCTTTTACTTACATTTTTCTACCGTTATATGAAACCATTAGTTGAAGCAGGGAAAGTCTTCATTGCTTTACCGCCTTTGTATAAAGTTAGTAAAGGTACTGGAAAAAAAGAAGTAACTAGTTATGCTTGGACAGATGATGAGCTAGATAGTTCGATTAAAAAAATTGGTAAAGGTTATATTATTCAGCGCTATAAAGGTTTAGGCGAGATGAACGCAGATCAACTCTGGGAAACGACAATGAATCCTGAGACGCGGACGTTAATTCGGGTACGGATTGATGATGCTGCAAGAGCTGAAAGACGTGTTGCAACGCTTATGGGTGATAAAGTTGAGCCTAGACGTAAATGGATTGAAAGTCATGTTGAATTTACTTTAGAAGAGGATCAAAGTATTTTAGAAAATGAAAATATGTTAAACGGGGAGGCGAGTGAAGCTTGA
- a CDS encoding purine/pyrimidine permease, which produces MKTTVAGIQWMIFMIAGAVAAPIAISDIYHLSASETAFFMQRTIFVLGIAGFLQALFGHKLPIHEGPAGLWWSVFTIYAGFIGVMYSTNIAALQALSGGMIISGIFFIVLASFGVIEKLAKLFTPTVTFIYLVLLILQLSGSFLRGMFGLTAKQQTLDPIVALLSFLVILLTFLFGRSKIMWLRQFSVIFALVIGWLLFILFGKNSPIVAADHWFSMPKIFAFGSPHFDSGSITTAIFITLLLITNLVASIRLMEGIVHPEEASATSRYRRGGFISGINQLLGGTFGAIGSVPISGAAGFVSQTGEKRIQPFIIGCVLTAGISLLPPIMNVMASLPAPVGYAVTFVLFSNMFVMALKELKKITTLEDNRYLTIGISLLTGVGTMFIPAAATQNLPAALVAILNNGLIVGSVIGIILEQFFIFIHKPSE; this is translated from the coding sequence TTGAAAACAACAGTTGCTGGTATTCAGTGGATGATTTTTATGATTGCAGGAGCAGTAGCTGCGCCGATTGCTATTTCTGATATCTATCATTTATCCGCTTCTGAAACCGCTTTTTTTATGCAACGCACTATTTTTGTCCTTGGAATTGCAGGCTTCCTCCAAGCGTTATTTGGTCATAAATTACCGATTCATGAAGGGCCAGCTGGTCTTTGGTGGAGTGTATTTACCATTTACGCTGGTTTTATTGGGGTAATGTATTCGACTAATATCGCAGCACTGCAAGCTTTATCTGGTGGAATGATCATTAGCGGCATCTTTTTCATTGTTTTAGCATCATTTGGTGTTATTGAAAAACTTGCCAAATTATTTACACCAACTGTGACCTTTATTTATTTGGTGCTACTCATCTTGCAATTAAGTGGCTCGTTTTTACGTGGGATGTTTGGTTTAACTGCGAAACAACAAACATTGGATCCAATTGTGGCTTTGCTTAGTTTTCTTGTTATTTTGTTAACTTTCTTATTCGGGCGCTCGAAAATTATGTGGTTAAGACAATTTTCAGTTATTTTTGCTTTAGTTATTGGTTGGCTCTTATTTATTCTTTTTGGTAAAAATTCGCCAATTGTTGCAGCTGATCATTGGTTTTCTATGCCGAAAATTTTTGCTTTTGGCTCTCCTCATTTTGATTCTGGTAGCATTACAACAGCGATTTTCATCACCTTATTGCTCATTACGAATTTGGTTGCTTCGATTCGCTTGATGGAAGGGATTGTACATCCTGAGGAGGCAAGTGCAACTAGTCGTTATCGTCGTGGTGGTTTTATTTCTGGGATTAATCAGTTGCTTGGTGGAACGTTTGGAGCAATTGGCTCCGTTCCAATTAGTGGGGCAGCTGGCTTTGTTTCACAAACTGGTGAGAAGCGGATTCAACCGTTTATTATCGGCTGTGTGCTAACGGCGGGTATTTCTTTGTTGCCACCGATTATGAATGTCATGGCTTCACTTCCAGCACCTGTTGGTTACGCGGTTACATTTGTATTGTTTTCAAATATGTTTGTTATGGCACTTAAGGAATTAAAAAAAATAACAACACTTGAAGATAATCGCTATTTGACCATTGGTATTTCTCTTCTTACAGGTGTTGGTACAATGTTTATCCCAGCAGCAGCAACACAAAATTTACCAGCAGCGCTTGTTGCTATTTTAAATAATGGATTGATTGTGGGTAGTGTTATTGGTATTATTTTAGAACAATTTTTCATTTTTATACATAAGCCAAGCGAATGA
- the plsY gene encoding glycerol-3-phosphate 1-O-acyltransferase PlsY, with product MSIQFILLMILGYFIGSIPSGLWIGKLFYKKDIRKFGSGNLGATNSFRVLGVKPGIAVTVIDILKGTVATLLPFFFALNLDHHYLLLTGICAIIGHSFPIFAGFRGGKAVATSAGVILAYAPFVCLFAAIIFFLTLKLSKYVSLSSMVAALFAFVASLFTGDLLLITLMVFIALFIIWRHRANITRIKNGEEPKISWF from the coding sequence ATGAGCATTCAATTTATATTGCTGATGATTCTAGGTTACTTTATTGGTTCCATCCCATCAGGTCTTTGGATTGGAAAGTTATTCTATAAAAAAGATATCCGGAAATTTGGCAGCGGAAATTTAGGAGCAACGAATTCATTTCGTGTACTAGGTGTAAAACCAGGGATTGCAGTAACAGTTATCGATATTTTGAAAGGTACAGTCGCCACTTTATTACCTTTTTTCTTTGCGTTAAACTTAGACCATCATTACTTGCTATTAACCGGGATCTGTGCCATCATTGGTCACAGCTTTCCGATTTTTGCAGGTTTTCGTGGTGGCAAAGCGGTAGCTACTTCTGCCGGTGTCATTTTAGCTTATGCACCATTTGTATGCCTGTTCGCTGCAATCATCTTTTTCTTAACGCTGAAGTTAAGCAAATACGTTTCACTTAGTTCAATGGTTGCTGCGCTTTTTGCATTTGTAGCTTCTTTGTTTACTGGTGATTTACTTCTTATCACATTAATGGTCTTTATTGCTTTATTTATCATCTGGCGTCATCGAGCAAATATTACACGCATTAAAAATGGTGAAGAACCTAAAATTAGTTGGTTTTAA
- a CDS encoding aldose 1-epimerase family protein, with protein MIKLENDALIVELKEEGAELTKIYYKKSKLNYLWNADETFWGRHAPILFPTVGKLVNDTYYVDGEAFHLPQHGFARDREFTVVELLKDKCVFELVADEKTRLVYPYDFRLQISYTLLENQVQVEYSVENIDSKRIYFSIGAHPAFNVPLTDDTHFEDYYLDFFETEKLESLLLDGPYRNGRVKRVKEQPARYLPLTYDLLADRTLIFEGLKTNVIAIRSDKHNHAVKMTFPNFSFVGIWTPGKDAPFVCIEPWYGIADGVGSSVELRDKAGIEQLEPEAIFSASYTIEVN; from the coding sequence ATGATTAAATTAGAGAATGATGCGCTAATTGTTGAATTAAAAGAAGAAGGTGCGGAATTAACGAAAATTTATTATAAAAAAAGCAAACTTAACTATCTATGGAATGCAGATGAAACGTTTTGGGGAAGACACGCTCCTATTTTATTTCCAACGGTCGGGAAATTGGTAAATGATACGTATTATGTAGATGGTGAGGCATTTCATTTGCCACAGCATGGTTTTGCGCGTGATCGTGAATTTACTGTTGTTGAATTGCTGAAGGATAAATGTGTTTTTGAGTTAGTTGCTGATGAAAAAACAAGATTGGTATATCCTTATGATTTTCGCTTACAAATAAGTTATACACTTCTAGAAAATCAAGTACAGGTTGAGTATAGTGTGGAAAATATTGATTCCAAGCGAATTTATTTTTCAATTGGAGCACATCCAGCGTTTAATGTGCCGCTTACTGATGATACACACTTTGAAGATTATTATCTTGATTTTTTTGAGACGGAGAAGCTTGAGTCATTGTTGCTTGATGGACCTTATCGTAATGGTCGAGTTAAACGAGTGAAAGAGCAACCGGCGAGATATTTGCCACTTACTTATGATTTACTTGCAGATCGTACACTTATTTTTGAAGGTTTAAAAACCAACGTTATTGCGATACGTTCTGATAAACATAATCACGCTGTTAAGATGACATTTCCTAACTTTTCATTTGTAGGTATTTGGACACCAGGAAAAGACGCTCCATTTGTTTGCATTGAACCGTGGTATGGCATTGCAGATGGTGTTGGAAGCTCTGTTGAATTGCGTGATAAAGCAGGAATTGAACAATTAGAACCAGAAGCCATCTTTAGTGCGAGTTATACTATTGAGGTAAACTAA
- a CDS encoding thioesterase family protein, which produces MAYSETTIEVRYAETDQMGVVYHANYLAWLEIGRKNFMDDLHLSYYEMEQEGYFMPVLDVSLHYVSPLRYGQNAVVRTWLKGYDGIRTIYGYEVRIEKTGHIALIGETKHACVRKDNFKPVAMRRVLKKWDNKYQELIKAGSEG; this is translated from the coding sequence ATGGCATATAGTGAAACGACCATTGAAGTTCGTTATGCAGAAACGGATCAAATGGGCGTTGTTTATCATGCCAATTACCTGGCATGGTTAGAAATTGGTAGGAAAAATTTTATGGATGACCTGCATCTTAGCTATTATGAAATGGAGCAAGAAGGTTATTTTATGCCGGTTTTAGATGTCTCATTACATTATGTAAGCCCCCTTCGTTACGGACAAAATGCAGTAGTGAGGACGTGGTTAAAAGGGTATGATGGGATTCGCACCATTTATGGTTATGAGGTGCGCATCGAAAAGACTGGACATATTGCGCTTATCGGTGAAACAAAACACGCATGTGTCCGTAAAGATAATTTTAAACCCGTTGCAATGCGCCGTGTTCTGAAGAAATGGGATAATAAATATCAAGAACTTATAAAGGCAGGAAGTGAAGGATAA
- the codY gene encoding GTP-sensing pleiotropic transcriptional regulator CodY translates to MSLLEKIRKINSMLQNTTSKTVNFKEMADTLGNVIDANVYIVSRKGRLLGFSEKTRIENERIQQMLADRMFPEEYTSSLFNVSETSANLEVSSEYTAFPSESSGLFTDGLTTIIPIMGGGERLGTLVLSRLGERFNDDDLVLAECAGTVVGIEILYQKSGEVEEEARSRAVVQMALSSLSFSELEAIIHIFEELAGDKGLLVASKIADRVGITRSVIVNALRKLESAGVIDSRSLGMKGTYISVLNRKFIPELEKIKNR, encoded by the coding sequence ATGTCTTTATTAGAAAAAATAAGAAAAATTAATTCAATGTTACAAAATACAACATCAAAAACTGTAAATTTTAAAGAAATGGCAGACACACTTGGTAATGTAATCGATGCTAATGTATATATCGTTAGTCGCAAAGGCCGGCTGTTAGGTTTTTCCGAGAAGACGCGGATTGAAAACGAGCGCATCCAGCAAATGTTAGCTGATCGCATGTTCCCTGAAGAATATACTTCAAGCTTATTTAATGTTAGTGAAACTTCGGCAAATCTAGAAGTATCTAGTGAATATACAGCATTTCCAAGTGAAAGTAGTGGTTTATTTACAGATGGTTTAACGACGATTATCCCAATCATGGGAGGAGGAGAACGCTTAGGGACACTCGTTCTTTCACGTCTTGGTGAAAGATTTAATGATGATGATTTAGTTCTAGCTGAATGTGCCGGTACGGTTGTTGGAATCGAAATTTTATATCAAAAGTCAGGTGAAGTTGAAGAAGAAGCTCGTAGTCGTGCTGTCGTCCAGATGGCTCTAAGCTCTCTTTCTTTCAGTGAACTAGAAGCGATTATCCATATTTTTGAAGAATTAGCAGGGGATAAAGGACTCCTTGTTGCTTCAAAAATTGCAGATCGTGTGGGGATTACTCGTTCTGTTATTGTTAATGCGCTTCGTAAGCTTGAGAGTGCAGGTGTTATTGATTCTCGTTCGCTAGGAATGAAAGGCACATACATTTCTGTATTAAATCGAAAATTCATTCCTGAACTCGAAAAAATCAAAAATAGATAA